A window of Pedococcus aerophilus contains these coding sequences:
- a CDS encoding aminodeoxychorismate/anthranilate synthase component II: MTRILVVDNYDSFVFTIVGYLQQLGADCEVVRNDAVSAADGADFDGVLVSPGPGTPEQAGVSMAMIEACAERAQPMLGVCLGHQALGVVSGATVGRAPELLHGKTSRVLHDDTGVLEGLGSPFTATRYHSLTIDPPTLPGSLLANGHTESGIIMAVRHRDLPLHGVQFHPESVLTEGGHRILANWLSVCGLADAVERSAGLSPLVRDAEGVARAVAAS; encoded by the coding sequence ATGACCCGCATCCTCGTCGTCGACAACTACGACAGCTTCGTCTTCACCATCGTCGGCTACCTCCAGCAGCTCGGTGCCGACTGCGAGGTCGTGCGCAACGATGCCGTCAGCGCGGCCGACGGCGCCGACTTCGACGGTGTGCTCGTCTCGCCCGGCCCCGGTACGCCGGAGCAGGCCGGCGTGTCGATGGCGATGATCGAGGCCTGCGCGGAGCGCGCCCAGCCGATGCTCGGGGTGTGCCTGGGCCACCAGGCCCTCGGGGTGGTCAGCGGGGCGACCGTGGGGCGGGCCCCCGAGCTGCTCCACGGCAAGACCTCCCGCGTGCTGCACGACGACACCGGTGTCCTCGAAGGGCTCGGCAGCCCCTTCACGGCCACGCGCTACCACTCGCTGACGATCGACCCCCCGACCCTGCCGGGCTCCTTGCTGGCGAACGGCCACACCGAGTCGGGCATCATCATGGCCGTCCGTCACAGGGACCTGCCGCTGCACGGGGTGCAGTTCCACCCCGAGAGCGTGCTCACCGAGGGTGGGCACCGGATCCTGGCCAACTGGCTGAGCGTCTGCGGACTCGCCGATGCGGTGGAGCGCTCGGCCGGGCTCAGCCCGCTGGTGCGGGACGCCGAGGGCGTGGCCCGGGCGGTCGCCGCCTCCTGA
- a CDS encoding serine/threonine-protein kinase: MTPTQGDVLADRYRLEESIAMGGMGEVWRAHDVTLDRDVAVKVLRTDSAQDDAFAERFRAEARHSGGLSHPNIGTVHDFGEDHGTAYLVMELLVGEPLSALIKDRAPMPQPEVRDILVQAALALQAAHDAGVVHRDVKPANIVVDPDGYAKLTDFGIARALSEAPMTQTGEVLGTPHYLAPEQAAGKPAGPLSDVYALAVVGYEMLTGRRPFNGESMVTTALAHLSQPAPQLSDEVEEPLRTTVMAALAKDPSHRPSSAAEFAAALQLPSGEVPEHLRAGAASAVTPVIAGAPEGLSGDDTLPTSVFLAPGPVDASSSPDSGGDDAAVHDTRRPAWALPVAAGAAVLLAVALIVSMTTRSPASTSPAPSVTPPAAVTTTPKTTTSPSTTPATSSTATRSTSSSSAPASSSPKVASSAPAPAAPAQPAAGPAHPGKAKGDGKGKGGKKP; encoded by the coding sequence GTGACCCCGACCCAGGGCGACGTGCTCGCCGACCGGTACCGCCTCGAGGAGTCCATCGCCATGGGCGGCATGGGCGAGGTCTGGCGCGCCCACGACGTGACCCTCGACCGTGACGTCGCCGTCAAGGTGCTGCGCACCGACAGCGCCCAGGACGACGCGTTCGCGGAGCGCTTCCGGGCCGAGGCCCGCCACTCCGGCGGCCTGAGCCACCCCAACATCGGCACGGTCCATGACTTCGGCGAGGACCACGGCACGGCCTACCTCGTCATGGAGCTGCTCGTCGGCGAACCCCTCTCGGCCCTGATCAAGGACCGCGCCCCGATGCCCCAGCCGGAGGTCCGCGACATCCTGGTCCAGGCGGCGCTGGCGCTCCAGGCCGCCCACGACGCCGGGGTGGTCCACCGTGACGTGAAGCCGGCCAACATCGTCGTCGACCCAGACGGGTACGCCAAGCTCACCGACTTCGGGATCGCCCGGGCGCTCAGCGAGGCGCCGATGACCCAGACCGGCGAGGTGCTCGGCACCCCCCACTACCTCGCGCCCGAGCAGGCTGCCGGCAAGCCCGCCGGCCCGCTGAGCGACGTCTACGCCCTCGCGGTCGTCGGCTACGAGATGCTCACGGGGCGACGCCCGTTCAACGGCGAGTCCATGGTCACCACCGCGCTGGCCCACCTCAGCCAGCCCGCGCCCCAGCTCTCCGACGAGGTCGAGGAGCCGCTGCGCACCACGGTCATGGCCGCGCTGGCCAAGGACCCCTCGCACCGTCCGTCGAGCGCGGCCGAGTTCGCGGCAGCCCTGCAGCTCCCCTCCGGCGAGGTGCCCGAGCACCTGCGGGCCGGTGCCGCCTCAGCAGTCACCCCCGTCATCGCCGGGGCCCCGGAGGGCCTCAGTGGCGACGACACCCTCCCGACCTCGGTCTTCCTCGCCCCCGGCCCGGTGGACGCCTCGTCCTCCCCGGACTCCGGGGGTGACGACGCAGCCGTCCACGACACGCGTCGTCCCGCGTGGGCCCTCCCCGTCGCAGCCGGTGCCGCCGTGCTGCTCGCCGTCGCCCTGATCGTGTCGATGACGACCCGAAGCCCGGCCAGCACCAGCCCCGCCCCGTCGGTGACGCCGCCGGCCGCCGTGACGACCACCCCGAAGACCACGACCAGCCCTTCCACGACGCCCGCCACCTCGTCCACGGCCACGCGGTCCACGAGTTCGTCCTCGGCTCCCGCGTCGAGCAGTCCCAAGGTCGCGTCCAGCGCCCCCGCCCCCGCCGCCCCGGCCCAGCCCGCCGCCGGTCCGGCTCACCCGGGCAAGGCCAAGGGTGACGGCAAGGGCAAGGGGGGCAAGAAGCCGTGA
- the pknB gene encoding Stk1 family PASTA domain-containing Ser/Thr kinase has product MSAPQLLGGRYEVGELLGRGGMAEVHLGHDARLSRPVAIKLLRSDLARDTSFLNRFRREAQSAAGLNHASIVAVYDSGEDRLVESGGATVPVPYIVMEYVEGQTLRELLNDRTRLEPAEAARITEGVLDALAYSHRMGIVHRDIKPANVMIGARGDIKVMDFGIARAVADANATMTQTQAVIGTAQYLSPEQAQGHHVDARSDLYSTGCLLFELLTGRPPFQADSPVAIAYQHVGQPPPRPSTLNPSVSPALDAVVLHSLAKDREARYQDATAFRIDLQAARLGRPISDAARGTAGTAPEATVAIGALGAAAAATTVLPSGASVAGGPGDPRAGNTASLPAIGHDPDDEPRRRRGLAYALLVLAVVGALVLLALAGKSYLDRPPETPAQVAVPSVVDKPVETAEAEIRAAGLVPESTQVASTKEVGDVVEQSPGGGEMAERNSRVQLSISAGPDTVDLPDLKDYSQDEARTALGNLNLKVGPITPVDDSGLDKGQVVSTTPGAGESVPVGSEVSLTVSSGKITAPDVVGKSRSEAAQILGDLGFRIKTEYVESSETEDSVTKQSIKEGQKVDDGTQIVLTVAQPPRPTQTTTAPPTTTTTTAPPTTTTGTTAPTTPPSETATATATPPAPVQTP; this is encoded by the coding sequence GTGAGCGCACCACAGCTCCTCGGGGGCCGCTACGAGGTGGGCGAGCTGCTCGGGCGCGGAGGTATGGCGGAGGTCCACCTCGGCCACGACGCCCGCCTGTCGCGGCCGGTGGCCATCAAGCTGCTGAGGTCCGACCTCGCGCGCGACACCTCGTTCCTCAACCGGTTCCGCCGCGAGGCCCAGTCGGCCGCGGGGCTCAACCACGCGAGCATCGTCGCGGTCTACGACTCCGGCGAGGACCGCCTCGTCGAGTCCGGTGGCGCCACCGTCCCCGTGCCGTACATCGTCATGGAGTACGTCGAGGGCCAGACGCTGCGCGAGCTGCTGAACGACCGCACCCGGCTCGAACCCGCCGAGGCGGCCCGGATCACCGAGGGCGTCCTCGACGCGCTGGCCTACAGCCACCGCATGGGCATCGTGCACCGCGACATCAAGCCCGCCAACGTGATGATCGGCGCCCGGGGCGACATCAAGGTCATGGACTTCGGCATCGCCCGCGCCGTCGCCGACGCCAACGCCACGATGACCCAGACCCAGGCCGTCATCGGCACGGCGCAGTACCTCTCGCCCGAGCAGGCCCAGGGCCACCACGTCGACGCGCGCTCCGACCTCTACTCCACCGGTTGCCTGCTCTTCGAGCTGCTCACCGGCCGGCCCCCGTTCCAGGCCGACTCGCCCGTCGCGATCGCCTACCAGCACGTGGGGCAGCCGCCGCCGCGACCGTCCACGCTCAACCCCTCGGTCAGCCCGGCCCTGGACGCCGTGGTCCTGCACTCCCTGGCCAAGGACCGTGAGGCCCGCTACCAGGACGCCACCGCCTTCCGCATCGACCTCCAGGCCGCCCGCCTCGGTCGTCCCATCAGCGACGCGGCCCGGGGCACGGCCGGTACGGCGCCGGAGGCCACCGTGGCGATCGGCGCCCTCGGGGCGGCCGCCGCCGCGACGACCGTGCTCCCCTCCGGTGCGTCCGTCGCCGGTGGCCCGGGAGACCCCCGCGCCGGCAACACCGCGAGCCTGCCCGCGATCGGGCACGACCCGGACGACGAACCCCGACGACGCCGGGGGCTGGCCTACGCGCTGCTCGTGCTGGCTGTCGTGGGCGCCCTCGTGCTGCTCGCGCTGGCCGGCAAGTCCTACCTCGACCGCCCACCGGAGACCCCGGCCCAGGTCGCCGTCCCGTCGGTGGTCGACAAGCCGGTCGAGACCGCCGAGGCCGAGATCAGGGCTGCGGGCCTGGTCCCGGAGTCGACCCAGGTGGCCAGCACCAAGGAGGTCGGCGACGTCGTCGAGCAGAGCCCGGGCGGAGGCGAGATGGCCGAGCGCAACTCGCGCGTCCAGCTCAGCATCTCGGCCGGTCCGGACACCGTCGACCTGCCCGACCTCAAGGACTACAGCCAGGACGAGGCGCGCACCGCCCTGGGCAATCTCAACCTCAAGGTCGGGCCGATCACGCCCGTGGACGACTCGGGCCTCGACAAGGGCCAGGTCGTCTCCACCACCCCCGGGGCCGGGGAGTCCGTGCCGGTCGGCAGCGAGGTCAGCCTGACCGTCTCCTCCGGGAAGATCACCGCGCCCGACGTCGTCGGCAAGTCGCGCAGCGAGGCGGCCCAGATCCTCGGAGACCTGGGCTTCCGCATCAAGACCGAGTACGTCGAGAGCTCGGAGACCGAGGACTCGGTCACCAAGCAGAGCATCAAGGAGGGGCAGAAGGTCGACGACGGCACCCAGATCGTCCTCACCGTCGCCCAGCCGCCGCGGCCCACCCAGACCACGACCGCCCCTCCCACCACCACGACGACCACGGCTCCGCCGACCACCACGACGGGCACCACGGCCCCGACCACCCCGCCGAGCGAGACCGCCACGGCGACGGCGACCCCGCCGGCACCGGTCCAGACCCCCTGA
- a CDS encoding peptidoglycan D,D-transpeptidase FtsI family protein yields the protein MNAPLRRLSMVVALLFSALLVSSTFIQFVQAKSLQERPENRRTLLANYARERGQILVGGTPVAKSVASDDELKWLRTYPKGELYAHLTGYYSFTYGAGGGIEGAENALLSGSSDKLFYRRVSDILTGKDQTGASLELTINAKAQAAAEKALGDQRGAVVALDPSTGEVLALVSHPSYDPSVLSSHDTDAVVKAWKDLNADPTRPMVDRAIAGNLYPPGSTFKIVTSAAALESGKFTEESQIPGPATLDLPQTSDPLPNDDRQPCGPDNKVTLKRALEISCNTAFGWLGMELGADDFRSQAAKFGIGDRLTIPMTVTPSSVPAELNEPQLAQSAIGQYDVRVTPLQVAMISAAVANRGIVMKPHLVKKVTSSDLEVLDEPPPEQLSQAVTPDTASALTRMMQGVVEDGTGTAAQIDGVDVAGKTGTAQHEIGKPPHAWFTGFAPAVDSKVAVAVVVEDGGNAGNEAAGGRVAAPIAKAVMQAVLGK from the coding sequence ATGAACGCCCCCCTCCGTCGACTCTCCATGGTGGTGGCGCTGCTGTTCAGCGCCCTGCTGGTCTCATCGACGTTCATCCAGTTCGTGCAGGCGAAGTCGCTGCAGGAGCGGCCCGAGAACCGCCGCACGCTGCTGGCCAACTACGCCCGCGAGCGCGGCCAGATCCTCGTCGGGGGCACCCCCGTCGCCAAGTCCGTCGCCTCCGACGACGAGCTGAAGTGGTTGCGCACCTACCCCAAGGGCGAGCTCTACGCCCACCTCACCGGCTACTACTCCTTCACGTATGGCGCGGGGGGCGGCATCGAGGGCGCGGAGAACGCACTGCTCTCCGGCTCCTCCGACAAGCTGTTCTACCGTCGCGTCAGCGACATCCTGACCGGCAAGGACCAGACCGGGGCGAGCCTCGAGCTGACCATCAACGCCAAGGCGCAGGCCGCGGCGGAGAAGGCGCTCGGCGACCAGCGCGGAGCGGTGGTCGCCCTGGACCCCAGCACCGGTGAGGTGCTCGCGCTGGTCAGCCACCCGTCATACGACCCCTCGGTCCTGAGCAGCCACGACACCGACGCCGTCGTCAAGGCGTGGAAGGACCTCAACGCCGACCCGACCCGGCCGATGGTCGACCGCGCCATCGCCGGCAACCTCTACCCGCCGGGCTCGACGTTCAAGATCGTCACGTCGGCCGCGGCCCTGGAGTCCGGCAAGTTCACCGAGGAGTCGCAGATCCCCGGCCCAGCCACCCTGGACCTGCCGCAGACGTCGGACCCGCTGCCCAACGACGACCGCCAGCCGTGCGGGCCGGACAACAAGGTCACCCTCAAGCGCGCTCTCGAGATCTCGTGCAACACGGCGTTCGGCTGGCTCGGCATGGAGCTCGGCGCCGACGACTTCCGTTCGCAGGCGGCCAAGTTCGGCATCGGCGACCGGTTGACCATCCCGATGACGGTCACTCCCAGCAGCGTCCCGGCCGAGCTCAACGAGCCGCAGCTGGCGCAGTCGGCGATCGGCCAGTACGACGTTCGGGTCACCCCACTCCAGGTCGCGATGATCTCCGCCGCCGTGGCCAACCGCGGCATCGTCATGAAGCCGCACCTCGTCAAGAAGGTGACGTCCTCCGACCTCGAGGTCCTCGACGAGCCGCCGCCGGAGCAGCTCTCGCAGGCGGTCACCCCCGACACCGCGAGCGCCCTGACCCGGATGATGCAGGGCGTCGTCGAGGACGGCACCGGCACCGCCGCGCAGATCGACGGCGTCGACGTGGCCGGCAAGACCGGCACCGCCCAGCACGAGATCGGCAAGCCGCCGCACGCGTGGTTCACCGGGTTCGCCCCCGCCGTCGACTCCAAGGTCGCGGTGGCGGTCGTCGTCGAGGACGGCGGCAACGCGGGCAACGAGGCCGCCGGTGGCCGGGTCGCGGCCCCCATCGCCAAGGCCGTCATGCAGGCGGTGCTCGGCAAGTGA
- a CDS encoding FtsW/RodA/SpoVE family cell cycle protein → MTTVSSFAPRTRRNVELALLLLAVGIVVLAYVNVGLSVAGEFPPGLITHGTGLLVISLAFHLLLRWKASYADPLLLPIVTLLNGLGLVMIHRLDIAEGRDISEGLALRQLTWSALAVAIAAVVLWFLRDHRTLRRYTFTAAVVGFGLLVLPLLPGIGRTVNGSRIWIGLGPFTFQPGEIAKIVLAIFFAGYLVQTRDALSLAGRKVLGFTFPRGRDLGPILVAWILSLLVLVFEKDLGSSLLLFGLFVAMLYVATERVSWIAIGLALFCGGAYLAFLLFSHVQARVNLWLDPFASGQSDQVAKGLMGMAAGGLLGTGLGRGRPDLTYFAESDFIIPSFGEEIGLIGLFALLMLYVLLVERGLRTALGVRDGFGKLLAGGLAFSVALQCFVVVGGVTRVIPLTGLTMPFLSYGGSSLLANWSLVALLLRISDQARRPITEIPIGPSPAGEAKTEVVAVR, encoded by the coding sequence ATGACGACCGTCTCGAGCTTCGCTCCACGCACCCGCCGCAACGTCGAGCTGGCGTTGCTGCTGCTCGCCGTCGGCATCGTCGTGCTGGCCTACGTCAACGTCGGCCTGTCCGTCGCCGGCGAGTTCCCGCCCGGGCTGATCACCCACGGCACCGGGCTGCTCGTCATCTCGCTGGCCTTCCACCTGCTGCTGCGCTGGAAGGCGTCCTACGCCGACCCGCTGCTGCTGCCGATCGTCACCCTGCTCAACGGCCTGGGCCTGGTGATGATCCACCGCCTCGACATCGCCGAGGGCCGTGACATCAGCGAGGGCCTGGCGCTGCGCCAGCTCACGTGGAGCGCCCTGGCCGTCGCGATCGCCGCCGTGGTGCTGTGGTTCCTGCGCGACCACCGCACGCTGCGCCGCTACACGTTCACCGCGGCCGTGGTCGGGTTCGGGCTGCTGGTCCTGCCGCTGCTGCCCGGCATCGGCCGCACCGTCAACGGCTCGCGGATCTGGATCGGCCTGGGGCCGTTCACGTTCCAGCCCGGTGAGATCGCCAAGATCGTGCTCGCGATCTTCTTCGCGGGCTACCTCGTGCAGACCCGTGACGCCCTGTCGCTGGCCGGCCGCAAGGTCCTCGGGTTCACCTTCCCGCGCGGTCGCGACCTCGGCCCGATCCTCGTCGCCTGGATCCTCAGCCTGCTCGTCCTCGTCTTCGAGAAAGACCTCGGCTCGTCGCTGCTGCTGTTCGGCCTGTTCGTCGCGATGCTCTACGTCGCCACCGAGCGGGTGTCCTGGATCGCCATCGGCCTGGCCCTGTTCTGCGGTGGCGCCTACCTCGCCTTCCTGCTCTTCTCCCACGTCCAGGCCCGCGTCAACCTCTGGCTCGACCCGTTCGCGAGCGGCCAGTCCGACCAGGTCGCCAAGGGGCTCATGGGTATGGCGGCCGGTGGCCTCCTCGGCACCGGCCTGGGTCGCGGTCGCCCCGACCTGACCTACTTCGCCGAGTCCGACTTCATCATCCCCAGCTTCGGCGAGGAGATCGGGCTGATCGGCCTGTTCGCCCTCCTCATGCTCTACGTCCTGCTCGTCGAGCGTGGCCTGCGCACGGCGCTCGGCGTGCGCGACGGGTTCGGCAAGCTGCTCGCCGGGGGCCTGGCGTTCTCGGTGGCCCTGCAGTGCTTCGTCGTCGTCGGTGGCGTCACCCGCGTCATCCCGCTCACCGGCCTGACGATGCCGTTCCTGTCCTACGGAGGCTCGTCCCTGCTGGCCAACTGGTCCCTGGTGGCCCTCCTCCTGCGCATCAGCGACCAGGCCCGCCGGCCGATCACCGAGATCCCCATCGGGCCGTCCCCCGCCGGTGAGGCCAAGACCGAGGTGGTGGCCGTCCGATGA
- a CDS encoding class E sortase, translating to MTSGAARAGRWVLGLTGDLFVTAGLVLLLFVGWQLWWTDVTANRAQDDTVNSLSREFAAGPGPVSAANQRPAAVPFGEAFAIVRIPRLGADYARPVLEGTSRDILMDGVGHYTGTAGPGAVGNFAIAGHRTTYGRPFHDIDRLRSGDRIVIETRTQFHVYAVRRHVIVAPSEVDVIAPVPEKVGVKPTGRWLTMTACHPKYSAAQRYVVFAELEKSYPRAKGLPADVLAAPKGG from the coding sequence ATGACCTCCGGTGCTGCCCGGGCCGGTCGCTGGGTCCTCGGGCTGACCGGCGACCTCTTCGTCACCGCGGGCCTGGTCCTGCTCCTGTTCGTCGGGTGGCAGCTGTGGTGGACCGACGTCACGGCCAACCGTGCGCAGGACGACACGGTCAACTCCCTCAGCCGGGAGTTCGCCGCGGGGCCCGGACCGGTGTCCGCCGCCAACCAGCGACCTGCCGCCGTGCCGTTCGGTGAGGCGTTCGCCATCGTCCGCATCCCCCGCCTCGGCGCCGACTACGCCAGACCGGTGCTCGAGGGGACCAGCCGCGACATCCTGATGGACGGTGTGGGTCACTACACCGGGACGGCCGGGCCCGGCGCGGTCGGCAACTTCGCGATCGCCGGTCACCGCACCACCTACGGCCGCCCGTTCCACGACATCGACCGGTTGCGTTCGGGGGACCGCATCGTCATCGAGACCAGGACGCAGTTCCACGTGTATGCCGTGCGGCGGCACGTCATCGTCGCGCCCAGCGAGGTGGACGTCATCGCCCCGGTGCCGGAGAAGGTCGGGGTGAAGCCGACCGGGCGCTGGCTGACCATGACGGCCTGCCACCCGAAGTACAGCGCGGCGCAGCGCTACGTCGTGTTCGCCGAGCTGGAGAAGTCCTACCCGCGCGCGAAGGGTCTGCCCGCAGACGTGCTCGCCGCGCCGAAGGGAGGCTGA
- a CDS encoding PP2C family protein-serine/threonine phosphatase, producing the protein MPFAFSYAARSDVGMVRSENQDSGYAGPRLLAMADGMGGHAGGDIASSVVIGALADLDDEALGSAEASKALLQRITSANDELAEMVKSDPSLHGMGTTLIAILRSNNKLVLAHIGDSRAFLARDGQLTQITKDHSFVQSLVDEGRITADEAIGHPQRSLVTRVLTGQVDDEPDMTVREARMGDRYLIASDGLTDYVAGDTIADIVTAGEAPGPTADRLVDLALKAGAPDNVTIVIGDVVDLTKVDAPPTQPQIVGAASTRTKSTRAIPVTPAAKAAALTREATGGDDDEVTLAEEGPVGPGRWFRRAAVLAVILVVLGGGAYAAYDWSQGQYFVGAHDGKVAIFQGVSQDLGPIALSHVEEPSDVLVSNLPDFYRAKVQASISKDTLEDAEALVEELRIEASKCAVSRATGGACSTDELTPTPGSTTSPSSTTTTPSTTTTSSTTTGTPSTTTR; encoded by the coding sequence ATGCCCTTCGCGTTCAGCTACGCCGCACGTTCCGACGTCGGGATGGTGCGTTCGGAGAACCAGGATTCCGGCTACGCCGGCCCGCGCCTGCTGGCGATGGCCGACGGCATGGGTGGCCACGCCGGCGGTGACATCGCCTCGTCCGTCGTCATCGGCGCGCTCGCCGACCTGGACGACGAGGCGCTGGGGAGCGCGGAGGCCAGCAAGGCCCTGCTCCAGCGGATCACGTCGGCCAACGACGAGCTCGCCGAGATGGTGAAGTCCGACCCGAGCCTGCACGGCATGGGCACCACCCTCATCGCGATCCTGCGCTCGAACAACAAGCTCGTGCTGGCGCACATCGGCGACTCGCGGGCGTTCCTCGCCCGTGACGGGCAGCTCACCCAGATCACCAAGGACCACTCCTTCGTCCAGTCGCTCGTCGACGAGGGCCGGATCACCGCGGACGAGGCGATCGGCCACCCGCAGCGGTCGCTCGTCACCCGCGTCCTCACCGGCCAGGTCGACGACGAACCGGACATGACGGTGCGCGAGGCCCGGATGGGCGACCGCTACCTCATCGCCTCCGACGGGCTCACCGACTACGTCGCCGGCGACACCATCGCCGACATCGTCACCGCCGGCGAGGCCCCGGGGCCCACCGCCGACCGGCTCGTCGACCTCGCCCTCAAGGCAGGTGCCCCGGACAACGTCACCATCGTCATCGGGGACGTCGTCGACCTGACCAAGGTCGACGCCCCGCCCACGCAGCCGCAGATCGTCGGCGCCGCCTCCACCCGCACCAAGAGCACCCGCGCCATACCCGTCACGCCGGCGGCCAAGGCCGCAGCGCTCACCCGCGAGGCCACAGGCGGGGACGACGACGAGGTGACCCTCGCCGAGGAGGGGCCGGTCGGCCCAGGGCGGTGGTTCCGCCGCGCCGCGGTCCTCGCCGTCATCCTCGTGGTCCTCGGGGGAGGCGCGTATGCCGCGTACGACTGGTCGCAGGGCCAGTACTTCGTGGGAGCGCACGACGGGAAGGTCGCCATCTTCCAGGGTGTCTCCCAGGACCTCGGGCCGATCGCGCTGTCCCACGTCGAGGAGCCGTCCGACGTGCTGGTGAGCAACCTGCCCGACTTCTACCGTGCCAAGGTGCAGGCCTCCATCTCCAAGGACACCCTCGAGGACGCCGAGGCCCTCGTCGAGGAGCTGCGCATCGAGGCGTCCAAGTGCGCGGTGAGCCGTGCTACCGGTGGCGCCTGCTCCACCGACGAGCTCACGCCGACCCCGGGCTCGACCACGAGCCCCAGCAGCACGACCACCACCCCGTCCACCACGACGACCTCGTCGACGACGACCGGTACCCCGTCGACGACCACCCGTTGA
- a CDS encoding FHA domain-containing protein FhaB/FipA, which produces MSELTLTIIRLGLLVLLWIFVFSVVGVLRGDIYGTRVVSRTPRKPAPAKRQPAARATPAPEAEPAAKSKTPRRQQSSTPRTLVVTQGALTGTSLPLRESGTVIGRNPECALVLDDDFASGRHAKIFHRDGAWFVEDLGSTNGTFLGAERLTGPVRVEVGTTLRIGKTVIELRK; this is translated from the coding sequence ATGAGTGAACTCACCCTGACGATCATCCGCCTCGGTCTGCTCGTCCTCCTGTGGATCTTCGTGTTCAGCGTGGTCGGCGTCCTGCGCGGCGACATCTACGGCACCCGCGTCGTCAGCCGCACCCCGCGCAAGCCTGCACCGGCCAAGCGCCAGCCCGCGGCCCGCGCCACGCCGGCCCCAGAGGCGGAACCGGCAGCGAAGTCGAAGACCCCGCGCCGCCAGCAGTCGTCGACCCCGCGCACCCTCGTCGTGACCCAGGGCGCCCTCACGGGGACGAGCCTCCCGCTGCGCGAGTCCGGAACGGTCATCGGCCGCAACCCTGAGTGCGCCCTCGTGCTCGACGACGACTTCGCCAGCGGCCGGCACGCCAAGATCTTCCACCGCGACGGTGCGTGGTTCGTCGAGGACCTCGGCTCCACCAACGGCACCTTCCTCGGCGCCGAGCGCCTCACCGGTCCCGTCCGGGTCGAGGTCGGCACGACCCTGCGCATCGGCAAGACCGTCATCGAGCTGCGGAAGTAG
- a CDS encoding DUF3662 and FHA domain-containing protein: protein MGLFDRVEQRLERAVNGAFARAFKSEVQPVEIASAIRRAMDDRAAILGPGRTIVPNLYTVELSDTDYDRLGGYDEELENELIAAAQEHAESQRYQPGGPLQVSFASSNDLETGVFRLRTSTARRPGDAPGRRRSGYGAEPAPSPSPRSGGVGATGAGAAAGAAAAANPPAHAARPADRPERQVADDGLEATQAQVPVAPPAPPRRVNPADRPWLDVDGERYPLMGAITVLGRDDAADIILDDPGISRRHSEIRVTNDGPHLVASIRDLGSTNGTFVNSERISSQRLSDGDRITVGRTSVVYRAGRR, encoded by the coding sequence GTGGGACTGTTCGACCGGGTCGAGCAACGCCTCGAGCGTGCCGTCAACGGTGCCTTTGCGCGCGCCTTCAAGTCGGAGGTGCAGCCTGTCGAGATCGCCAGCGCGATCCGCCGGGCCATGGACGACCGCGCCGCGATCCTCGGCCCCGGCCGCACGATCGTGCCGAACCTCTACACCGTCGAGCTCTCCGACACCGACTACGACCGCCTCGGCGGGTACGACGAGGAGCTCGAGAACGAGCTGATCGCCGCCGCCCAGGAGCACGCGGAGTCCCAGCGCTACCAGCCCGGCGGCCCGCTCCAGGTGAGCTTCGCCAGCTCGAACGACCTCGAGACGGGCGTCTTCCGCCTGCGCACCTCCACCGCCCGCCGCCCCGGTGACGCCCCCGGCCGCCGCAGGAGCGGGTATGGCGCCGAGCCGGCTCCCAGCCCCTCCCCCCGTTCCGGCGGAGTGGGAGCCACAGGCGCAGGAGCCGCGGCCGGTGCCGCAGCAGCAGCCAACCCGCCTGCGCACGCCGCCCGCCCCGCTGACCGCCCCGAGCGGCAGGTCGCCGACGACGGGCTCGAGGCCACCCAGGCCCAGGTGCCGGTCGCTCCGCCGGCACCCCCGCGTCGGGTCAACCCGGCCGACCGACCGTGGCTCGATGTCGACGGCGAGCGCTACCCGCTGATGGGGGCGATCACCGTGCTCGGCCGTGACGACGCCGCCGACATCATCCTCGACGACCCCGGCATCTCCCGGCGGCACAGCGAGATCCGCGTGACCAACGACGGACCGCACCTCGTCGCCAGCATCCGTGACCTCGGCTCGACGAACGGCACGTTCGTCAACAGCGAGCGCATCTCCAGCCAGCGCCTGTCCGACGGGGACCGGATCACGGTGGGCCGCACCTCCGTCGTCTACCGCGCCGGGCGGCGGTGA